One Leishmania infantum JPCM5 genome chromosome 26 genomic window carries:
- a CDS encoding nucleotide binding protein-like protein → MSSPSVAEGAAPLSGAGGTDAAAPVASAGLLQVKNIILVLSGKGGVGKSTVACQLALALAHVHHKQVGLLDVDVCGPSVPKICGLEGRDVYRGEKGWMPVSSQAKAATAGSPGSAPGAMAPSGDLKVMSIAYLLPSDKDAVVWRGPKKDAMIKQFVTDVNWGPLDYLIIDTPPGTSDEHLTLCEVLRSFRPSGAVVVTTPQDVSTDDVKKELSFCHKLQLRCLGIVENMSGFVCPHCAHCTDIFSKDGGKKLAEMYEVAFLGAIPIDPNLSLAEDMGRVFVKESPSQTVEAVTAVIDAIVRQVERAKV, encoded by the coding sequence ATGTCATCCCCATCCGTAGCAGAGGGTGCTGCGCCCCTTTCCGGTGCGGGGGGTACggatgctgccgcgcctgTGGCATCCGCGGGGCTTCTCCAGGTGAAGAACATCATTCTCGTTCTTAGCGGAAAGGGCGGCGTTGGGAAGTCGACCGTGGCGTGCCAGCTCGCCCTCGCGTTGGCGCATGTGCACCACAAGCAGGTGGGACTGCTGGACGTGGACGTATGCGGCCCAAGTGTGCCCAAGATATGCGGCCTCGAGGGACGCGACGTGTacagaggggagaaggggtggATGCCTGTGTCGTCGCAGGCGAAggcagccaccgccggcagcccCGGCTCCGCTCCCGGCGCGATGGCGCCATCGGGGGACTTGAAGGTCATGTCCATTGCGTACTTGCTTCCGAGCGACAAGGACGCGGTGGTGTGGCGCGGCCCAAAGAAGGACGCCATGATCAAGCAGTTTGTGACGGACGTGAACTGGGGCCCGCTGGACTACCTCATCATCGACACCCCGCCGGGCACGAGTGACGAGCACCTGACGCTGtgcgaggtgctgcgcagcttccGCCCTTCCGGGGCCGTCGTCGTGACCACACCGCAGGACGTCTCCACCGACGATGTCAAAAAGGAGCTGTCTTTCTGCCAcaagctgcagctgcggtgccTCGGCATCGTCGAGAACATGTCCGGCTTTGTCTGCCCGCACTGCGCGCACTGCACCGACATCTTCTCAAAGGACGGTGGAAAAAAACTGGCGGAGATGTACGAGGTGGCGTTCCTCGGTGCGATTCCGATTGACCCGAACTTGTCTCTGGCTGAGGATATGGGTCGTGTCTTCGTGAAGGAGTCTCCGTCGCAGaccgtggaggcggtgacggcggtcATCGACGCCATTGTGCGGCAGGTCGAGCGTGCGAAAGTGTAA
- a CDS encoding DNA polymerase sigma-like protein: protein MFRTWMNPEDLASLDRAIERTITHQLSSSFAQPRTRSTSYAHPAPEGHPTQSSSDVPAPLPSSLSGDNAPPHFFPYNHPSRMPAARKEPHTPAGGPHLATPHGQLDRTPRRGNMGKAAANVANKLSPHPARRDDGKAMDGRHPRSPHNGRSDVCSSRTHGAPRPQANRHHGSRRRRSSDSSADDEDGHRSVGSGARRPRTETGSVLVAAALGPSPVLSSSLGISCEIVQSLIPPSSLARCILAFDAKLIELLYCLSPTSEDRETKLRVFDDIRTTMQRAGMDIQIYGSLCTGLVIPASDVDCVLMRSGDEQIASAMSANLSCAMLTIASAATGSVPPKSLKGPLSTAVRIVAERMRKSQSFIHVTSIAHAKVPIVKCRHRRDDVKVDLSFEQSGCVSSNYLCELLCAPGNEMARPLIVLVKALVNNCGLDEPSMGGLGSFPISLLVLWYLQQCVRTRFSAELQRSIGALLAGFLKYYGTEFDFRRLGIDYVQQKTFTKPPADELYIVNPIRPETNCAKAATLFATRVMPLFQRASATFVGLLDANASPATMESQLLHYFAKATSDVRNWRDVSRRAAREPHLVQNMWDAETNMYVGGVL from the coding sequence ATGTTTCGTACATGGATGAATCCCGAAGACCTTGCTTCTCTCGATCGAGCCATAGAGCGCACCATCACGCATcagctgagcagcagctttGCCCAGCCGCGGACAAGAAGCACATCTTATGCACATCCGGCCCCCGAGGGGCATCCGACACAGTCGTCGTCTGACGTCCCAGCTCCGTTGCCCAGCTCGCTGAGCGGCGACAACGCGCCGCCACATTTCTTCCCTTACAATCACCCCAGCCGCATGCCGGCTGCTCGAAAAGAGCCCCACACGCCAGCGGGAGGGCCACACTTGGCAACTCCGCACGGGCAGCTCGATCGAACCCCTCGCCGTGGCAACATGGGCAAGGCTGCTGCCAACGTGGCGAACAAGCTCTCCCCTCACCCGGCGCGTCGCGATGACGGAAAGGCGATGGATGGGCGGCACCCACGGTCGCCGCACAACGGGCGCAGTGACGTGTGCTCAAGCCGAACCCATGGCGCACCGCGGCCACAAGCGAACCGTCACCACGGtagccgtcgccgacgcagcaGTGATTCTAGCGCTGATGACGAGGATGGCCACCGTAGCGTTGGCtccggcgcgcgccgccctcgcacAGAGACCGGCTCGGTGCTCGTGGCAGCAGCCTTGGGCCCTTCGCCCGTCTTGTCATCCTCGCTGGGGATCTCATGTGAAATTGTCCAGTCGCTGAtacccccctcctctctcgccagATGCATCCTTGCCTTCGACGCGAAGCTGATCGAACTCCTCTACTGTCTCTCCCCTACGTCCGAGGATCGCGAGACGAAGCTGCGCGTGTTCGATGACATCCGCACGACGATGCAGCGAGCCGGCATGGATATCCAGATCTACGGCAGCCTCTGCACTGGGCTCGTGATACCGGCAAGTGACGTGGACTGCGTCCtcatgcgcagcggcgatgagCAGATCGCTAGTGCCATGTCAGCGAACTTGTCATGCGCGATGCTTACAATCGCCTCCGCGGCCACCGGCTCCGTGCCTCCGAAGAGTCTCAAGGGGCCCCTCTCGACGGCTGTTCGGATCGTGGCGGAGCGCATGCGGAAGAGCCAGAGCTTCATCCACGTAACCTCGATTGCCCACGCGAAGGTGCCAATAGTGaagtgccgccaccgccgcgatgACGTAAAGGTGGATCTGTCGTTCGAACAGAGCGGCTGCGTGTCCTCCAACTACCTGTGCGAGCTGCTCTGCGCGCCAGGCAACGAGATGGCGCGACCGTTGATCGTACTCGTGAAGGCACTGGTGAACAACTGCGGCCTCGACGAACCGAGCATGGGCGGCCTCGGCTCCTTCCCGATCTCGCTGCTCGTTCTCTGGTAcctgcagcagtgcgtgcgCACCCGCTTctcggcggagctgcagcggagcATTGGCGCCCTTCTTGCCGGCTTCCTCAAGTACTACGGTACCGAGTTTGActtccgccgcctcggcatcgACTACGTGCAGCAGAAGACGTTCACCAAGCCACCGGCCGATGAGCTCTACATTGTGAACCCCATCCGCCCCGAGACAAACTGCGCAAAGGCGGCTACCCTCTTCGCCACGCGCGTCATGCCGCTCTTCCAGCGAGCCTCGGCCACATTTGTGGGCCTCCTCGACGCCAACGCCTCCCCAGCGACAATGGAGTCCCAACTGCTTCACTACTTTGCCAAGGCCACGTCGGATGTGCGGAACTGGCGGGACGTGTcgcggcgggcggcgagGGAGCCGCATCTCGTGCAAAACATGTGGGACGCAGAAACGAACATGTACGTTGGGGGTGTGCTGTGA
- the LPG1L gene encoding galactofuranosyltransferase lpg1-like protein, giving the protein MAPAPPSSLAPRLTEQATSGAPSSTLAFTDAPPETLTSINTAAPLPRPAVDEGSNAAHATVEAPTGNTHTISDAPPPTERPQRDSVELHSRYAAELAQLDALDVFPLRPHERRISFVEFARCLATRLSVSPDTGVEVERHDLASDRYAPFLISVTLENTQDLKALICNLTMPYRYIVLAQNGDTPEVTPFFRLLRRVFAFTTRLTVLQFPDNIGFAGAVNAGLREALSHPFSEVPFLHIVHNDVRFLCSSLEQAVARAYKTTARDTDMIDALEKEVATEPNEYTPLIRQPDGLRTLLLPGTPLPQQHDRKPVVVTSALLPDRVRYMTPSRRAELMVGHTSFMFANSRGEYTSVFLSRLAVLTVGFFDENFFPILYDDTDYRWRAHLLGFVEDHNAAMNDQVISFDLDCVNQAMSDADGDGNAEGPLGGLRKAATGPTLSPKGKALQRDCRKAFYAGVQYAYMQQKWGVESMTELMQAHTRREPFSGEAFAGRLRLPLDAWVVDRNRLTNLRTWLRDVGRRILDVDNYNTDVILQAVSP; this is encoded by the coding sequence atggcgccagcgccgccctcgtcgctggcgcctcgATTGACTGAGCAGGCAACATCAGGGGCGCCAAGCTCCACTCTCGCCTTCACCGACGCCCCTCCTGAAACTCTCACTTCTATCAAcaccgcggcaccgctgccgcgtccCGCTGTGGACGAGGGGAGCAATGCCGCGCATGCCACGGTAGAGGCCCCAACGGGGAACACGCACACCATCTCCGACGCTCCACCACCCACGGAAAGACCACAGCGCGACTCAGTCGAGTTACACAGCCGATACGCGGCAGAGCTCGCGCAACTCGATGCCCTCGACGTCTTTCCGCTCCGCCCTCACGAGCGCCGTATCTCGTTTGTGGAGTTCGCGCGCTGTCTTGCCACCCGTCTCTCCGTCAGCCCCGACACGGGAGTAGAGGTGGAGCGGCACGATCTCGCCTCCGACCGGTACGCACCCTTTCTCATCTCTGTCACCCTGGAGAACACGCAGGATCTCAAGGCGCTCATCTGCAACTTGACGATGCCGTACCGCTACATTGTACTCGCCCAAAACGGCGACACGCCAGAGGTGACGCCGTTTttccgcctgctgcgccgcgtgtTCGCCTTCACGACGCGTCTGACGGTTCTCCAGTTCCCCGACAACATTGgcttcgccggcgccgtcaaTGCCGGTCTGCGTGAGGCCCTCAGCCACCCGTTCAGCGAGGTGCCCTTTCTCCACATTGTGCACAACGACGTGCGCTTCTTGTGCTCGTCGCTTGAACAGGCTGTGGCACGCGCCTACAAGACGACAGCGAGGGACACGGATATGATCGATGCTCTGGAGAAGGAGGTTGCGACAGAGCCAAACGAGTACACGCCGCTGATCCGGCAGCCCGACGGCTTGCGCACGCTGCTTCTGCCGGGTACCCCGCTGCCCCAGCAACATGACCGCAAACCGGTTGTCGTCACGTCCGCGCTGTTGCCGGACCGTGTTCGGTACATGACCCCGTCCAGGCGCGCGGAGCTGATGGTGGGGCACACTTCCTTCATGTTCGCCAACAGCCGCGGCGAGTACACGAGCGTCTTCCTTTCCCGCCTGGCTGTGCTGACGGTCGGCTTCTTTGACGAGAATTTCTTTCCTATCCTTTACGATGACACGGACTACCGCTGGCGTGCCCACCTGCTCGGCTTCGTTGAAGACCACAACGCTGCGATGAACGACCAGGTCATCTCCTTCGACCTCGACTGCGTCAACCAAGCCAtgagcgacgccgacggcgatggcaaTGCAGAGGGTCCATTGGGGGGGCTTCGCAAGGCAGCTACGGGGCCGACGCTGTCCCCGAAAGGCAAGGCCCTTCAACGTGACTGCCGCAAGGCCTTCTATGCCGGGGTGCAGTACGCGTATATGCAGCAGAAGTGGGGCGTGGAGTCCATGACGGAACTCATGCAGGCGCATACAAGGCGGGAGCCCTTTAGCGGCGAGGCGTTCGCTGGTAGACTGCGCCTGCCGCTGGACGCGTGGGTGGTGGATAGGAACCGGTTGACCAACCTGCGGACGTGGCTGCGCGACGTGGGGCGGCGCATCCTTGATGTGGATAACTATAACACTGACGTTATTCTGCAGGCTGTCAGCCCTTAA